The following are encoded in a window of Anopheles gambiae chromosome X, idAnoGambNW_F1_1, whole genome shotgun sequence genomic DNA:
- the LOC1271761 gene encoding BTB/POZ domain-containing protein KCTD9, with protein MEPPNGTVPPAEPAADSDPVAPIRTAPEPDGRAERWVTLNVGGEIFTTTRLTLTNREPNSMIARMFAQDQLKPAEQDGQGAYLIDRNGHYFRPILDYLRHGRVIYDPHVSLQGILEEARYYGLDGLARLIQEIERADVSLTRLDFIRTLVTSSHTTELRFQGVHLSGINLSKLDLRNINFKYACLSHCNLSYANLSWCCLERAELRCANLEGAKLHSVMAACADLQGAKLKCCDLTRCSLENANMKGATLEGSVMEGVSLRVANLKSANMRNCTLNDADMAGANLESCDLTGCNLKGANLRGANLKGAQLEKLVTPVHMSQIDI; from the exons ATGGAACCACCGAACGGAACGGTGCCGCCAGCGGAGCCGGCGGCCGACAGTGACCCGGTGGCACCGATCCGCACCGCGCCCGAACCGGACGGACGCGCCGAACGGTGGGTAACGCTGAACGTCGGGGGCGAGATCTTCACCACCACCCGGCTGACGCTGACGAACCGCGAACCGAACAGCATGATCGCCCGGATGTTCGCCCAGGACCAGCTGAAGCCGGCCGAGCAGGACGGGCAGGGCGCGTACCTGATCGACCGGAACGGGCACTACTTCCGGCCGATCCTGGACTACCTGCGGCACGGGCGCGTCATCTACGACCCGCACGTCAGCCTGCAGGGCATACTGGAGGAGGCCCGCTACTACGGGCTGGACGGGCTGGCCCGGCTGATCCAGGAGATCGAGCGGGCGGACGTGTCGTTGACGCGGCTCGACTTTATCCGCACGCTGGTCACCTCGTCGCACACGACCGAGCTGCGGTTCCAGGGGGTGCACCTGTCCGGCATCAACCTGTCGAAGCTGGACCTGCGCAACATCAACTTCAAGTACGCCTGCCTGTCGCACTGCAACCTGTCGTACGCCAACCTGAGCTGGTGCTGTCTCGAGCGGGCGGAGCTGCGGTGCGCCAACCTCGAGGGCGCCAAGCTGCACTCGGTGATGGCGGCCTGTGCCGATCTGCAGGGCGCGAAGCTGAAGTGCTGCGACCTGACCCGGTGCAGCCTGGAGAACGCCAACATGAAGGGGGCCACGCTCGAGGGCAGCGTGATGGAGGGTGTCAGCCTGCGGGTGGCCAACCTCAAGTCGGCCAACATGCGCAACTGCACGCTGAACGATGCGGATATGGCCGGTGCCAATCTGGAG TCCTGTGATCTGACCGGTTGCAATCTAAAGGGTGCGAACCTGCGCGGTGCCAACCTGAAGGGTGCCCAGCTGGAAAAGCTGGTCACACCCGTCCACATGTCCCAGATCGATATTTAG
- the LOC1271758 gene encoding uncharacterized protein LOC1271758: MTDCVEIALTSDTAAQHWSCCVWDVRTGTQLMTYRNGGPAGPNTLHPVGNQCVVAGNLTKPLLTFWPINRQEPSHVKYMLPGPPGAVAVSPDGNHCLVAHGHSFTLYSLPTGASLASIAHHYGKVTVLRFTDDGSHFVSAGQDCRVVVWSLARTVQQKDAGRMLYELADFTLPVSDVLVGKGGLKALLAAVSLDRSAKLYELGTGRLLLSVLFPVALSAVALNALESELFVGDRKGLVYACNLQSVPRSREVHLQQDVLERCVFRGHRKAVTCLSVSLDNETLLSGSEDESVIVWHVRTRQQLRVIPHRAPVTNAFFLVTPRAMFEQTRDLPVPYPPFQKVVCTRQDRERAVFLLPAQKRSLRERSEEGPAPVAVGGISSSSSKGTEIEVLEQEVQRLKAINRRLYQQSIRAITNEAEPIMCRTFMSIALIGLNSFRRNRRLWMKYSTRDEVLLSVHCVTSPAMSALTIRSCSSFANWMSVTGVVWASHSADAPYGFRMSHRMIVPLSSPIATWKGRAGRYWSKADTPVQADRTPPFVCRSCRLYVWVKSYDSRDSRPTMSPVTPNLAVGCGTSGTPVSSSSVSRSCTRFHSRTVFTRSPQLPVTKKCSSSVWFGSQRTRDRRIFPADRATPHHSVCIVKWCSLESDMNRCWQWCVVLVLVYAAHCQGYITTGMPTLIERDRDPVASFPYPLRLALGQRPSPPPYNGTEQEPGDELKFPANFLFGAATAAYQIEGAWNVDGKGPSVWDTLTHTHPELVVDGATGDRAADSYRLYRSDVEALGKVGFNYYRFSIAWSRLLPRGDQSSLNQGAVRYYNALINELLAHGIEPVVTMLHYDLPQYLQNLGGFASPLIVDYFREYADTLFWNFGDRVKVWITHNEPYDFCVEGYGTGSTGPLVYATGVGEYLCAHHVLLSHAAAYQLYKERYRSRQRGKIGITLSGRYYYPATNVTPYDTVERALLFQIGWFAEPLFGEDGNYPAVMVDEIGHNSALERRSHSRLPSFTSAERLLVRGSADFFAYNYYSSRLVDLDRAEYNAAEPPAWRRDARILQSVDPGWSRAKSTWLYVVPEGLRGVLNWFRRRYRNPTVLITENGYSDDGQLDDAARIDYYARHLNALLTAIVVDGCNVAGFTAWSIIDNFEWLRGYSEKFGLFYVNFSDPQLQRVPKASADFMRRVISTRTIPAH, translated from the exons ATGACGGACTGCGTTGAGATCGCGCTGACGAGCGATACCGCCGCCCAGCACTGGAGCTGCTGCGTCTGGGACGTGCGCACCGGCACGCAGCTGATGACCTACCGGAACGGTGGGCCGGCCGGGCCGAACACGCTGCACCCGGTCGGCAATCAGTGCGTGGTGGCCGGCAACCTCACCAAACCGCTGCTCACGTTCTGGCCGATCAACCGGCAGGAGCCGTCCCACGTGAAGTACATGCTGCCCGGGCCGCCCGGCGCGGTGGCCGTCTCGCCCGACGGCAACCACTGTCTCGTCGCACACGGGCACTCCTTCACGCTCTACAGCCTACCCACCGGGGCCAGCCTGGCCTCGATCGCGCACCACTACGGCAAGGTGACGGTGCTGCGGTTCACCGACGACGGGTCGCACTTTGTCAGCGCCGGCCAGGACTGtcgggtggtggtgtggagTTTGGCCCGCACCGTCCAGCAGAAGGACGCGGGCCGGATGCTGTACGAGCTGGCCGACTTCACGCTGCCCGTGTCGGACGTGCTGGTGGGAAAGGGCGGCCTGAAGGCGCTGCTTGCCGCCGTCTCGCTCGACCGGTCGGCCAAGCTGTACGAGCTCGGCACCGGGCGGCTCCTGCTAAGCGTCCTCTTCCCCGTCGCCCTGTCCGCGGTCGCACTGAACGCGCTCGAGTCGGAGCTGTTCGTGGGCGACCGGAAGGGGCTGGTGTACGCGTGCAATCTGCAATCGGTGCCGCGGTCGCGCGAGGTCCACCTGCAGCAGGACGTGCTCGAGCGGTGCGTGTTCCGGGGGCACCGGAAAGCCGTCACCTGCCTGTCCGTGTCGCTCGACAACGAAACGCTGCTGTCCGGCAGCGAGGACGAGTCCGTGATCGTGTGGCACGTGCGGACGCGCCAGCAGCTGCGGGTGATACCGCACCGGGCGCCCGTCACCAACGCGTTCTTTCTCGTGACGCCGCGCGCCATGTTCGAGCAGACGCGCGACCTGCCGGTCCCGTACCCGCCGTTCCAGAAGGTGGTCTGCACGCGGCAGGACCGAGAGCGGGCCGTCTTCCTGCTGCCGGCCCAGAAGCGTTCGCTCCGGGAGCGGTCCGAGGAGGGACCGGCGCCGGTGGCTGTTGgcggcatcagcagcagcagcagcaaggggaCGGAGATCGAGGTGCTGGAGCAGGAGGTGCAGCGGCTGAAGGCGATCAATCGGCGGCTGTACCAGCAGAGCATCCGGGCGATCACGAACGAGGCGGAGCCG ATCATGTGCCGCACGTTCATGTCGATCGCGTTGATCGGCTTGAACTCCTTCAGGCGGAACCGCCGGCTCTGGATGAAGTACTCCACCAGGGACGAGGTGCTGTTGAGCGTCCACTGCGTGACGAGCCCGGCCATGTCTGCGCTGACCATCAGGTCCTGCTCCTCCTTCGCGAACTGGATGTCCGTGACGGGGGTGGTGTGGGCGTCGCACAGCGCCGACGCACCGTACGGCTTCCGGATGTCCCACAGGATGATCGTGCCACTCTCGAGCCCGATTGCCACCTGGAAAGGGAGAGCGGGGAG GTACTGGTCGAAGGCGGACACGCCGGTACAGGCCGACCGCACCCCGCCGTTCGTGTGCAGATCGTGCAGGTTGTACGTGTGGGTGAAGTCGTACGACAGCCGCGACTCGCG CCCGACGATGTCGCCCGTCACGCCAAACTTGGCGGTCGGCTGCGGCACGAGCGGCACGCCGGTGTCGTCCTCGTCGGTCAGCCGGTCGTGCACCAGATTCCACAGCCGGACCGTGTTCACCCGCTCGCCCCAGCTGCCGGTCACGAAGAAGTGCTCGTCCTCCGTCTGGTTCGGCAGCCAGCGCACCCGGGACA GGCGCATCTTTCCGGCCGATCGAGCTACACCGCACCACTCAGTTTGCATCGTGAAGTGGTGCAGTTTAGAAAGCGACATGAATCGTTGCTGGCAATGGTGTGtcgtgttggtgttggtttaTGCTGCCCACTGCCAGGGCTACATCACGACGGGCATGCCGACGCTGATTGAGCGGGACCGGGACCCGGTCGCATCGTTTCCGTACCCGCTGCGGCTGGCACTGGGGCAGCGTCCGTCGCCCCCACCGTACAACGGTACCGAGCAGGAGCCGGGCGACGAGCTCAAGTTTCCGGCAAACTTTCTGTTCGGTGCCGCCACCGCGGCGTACCAAATCGAGGGCGCCTGGAACGTGGACGGCAAGGGCCCGAGCGTGTGGGACACGCTGACCCACACCCATCCGGAGCTGGTAGTGGACGGGGCCACCGGTGACCGGGCGGCCGACTCGTACCGCCTCTACAGAAGCGACGTCGAGGCGCTGGGGAAGGTCGGGTTCAACTACTACCGCTTCTCGATCGCCTGGTCCCGGCTGCTGCCCCGGGGCGACCAGTCCTCCCTCAACCAGGGTGCGGTCCGCTACTACAACGCGCTAATCAACGAGCTGCTGGCGCACGGGATCGAACCGGTCGTGACGATGCTGCACTACGATCTGCCCCAGTACCTGCAGAACCTGGGCGGGTTCGCGTCGCCACTGATCGTGGACTACTTTCGCGAGTACGCCGACACGCTGTTCTGGAATTTCGGTGATCGG GTGAAGGTTTGGATCACGCACAACGAACCGTACGACTTTTGCGTGGAGGGATACGGGACGGGCAGTACCGGGCCGCTCGTGTACGCGACCGGCGTCGGCGAATATCTGTGCGCCCATCACGTGCTGCTGAGCCACGCGGCCGCCTACCAGCTGTACAAGGAGCGGTACCGGTCGCGGCAGCGGGGAAAGATCGGCATAACGCTCAGCGGACGTTACTACTATCCTGCCACTAACGTCACGCCGTACGATACCGTCGAGCGTGCCCTACTGTTTCAG ATCGGTTGGTTTGCCGAGCCACTGTTCGGCGAGGACGGCAACTATCCCGCCGTGATGGTGGACGAGATCGGCCACAACAGCGCACTGGAGCGCCGGTCCCATTCCCGCCTGCCCAGCTTTACCAGCGCGGAGCGGCTGCTGGTCCGGGGCAGTGCGGACTTCTTCGCCTACAACTACTACTCCAGCCGGCTGGTCGACCTGGACCGGGCGGAGTACAATGCGGCGGAGCCGCCGGCCTGGCGCCGGGACGCGCGCATCCTGCAGTCGGTCGACCCGGGCTGGAGCCGGGCCAAGTCCACCTGGCTGTACGTGGTGCCGGAGGGCCTGCGGGGCGTACTGAACTGGTTCCGGAGGCGCTACCGCAACCCGACCGTGCTCATCACCGAGAACGGCTACTCGGACGACGGCCAGCTGGACGATGCGGCGCGCATCGACTACTACGCCCGGCACCTGAACGCGCTGCTGACGGCGATCGTGGTGGACGGGTGCAATGTGGCCGGCTTCACCGCCTGGAGCATCATCGACAACTTTGAATGGTTGCGCGGGTACag CGAAAAGTTTGGACTGTTCTACGTCAACTTCAGCGATCCGCAGCTCCAGCGAGTGCCGAAAGCTTCGGCCGACTTTATGCGGCGTGTCATCAGCACCCGCACCATTCCAGCGCACTAG
- the LOC1271759 gene encoding nucleoporin Nup43, producing MNTADDGHDEIVSFLLVDKLSRVRWLPNQTEDEHFFVTGSWGERVNTVRLWNLVHDRLTDEDDTGVPLVPQPTAKFGVTGDIVGLEFLDDKHLAAVTSEGTLSVLDLNRESRLSYDFTHTYNLHDLHTNGGVRSACTGVSAFDQYLVTGGEDGTVNMVAGDAGKVIRTIRDPDGGAVQCVSFIYPDLVIVGQQYGVIDCYDTRDESSKPVFSVETCVEEDRDLNKPTCINHFPKNKQVVAIGLESGTIILWDIRKPYGASALCDAHTTPVTDIQFAKEEQDLMVSADMAGLVTQWTLNSTSSLVEYFIQSRRFRLKEFKPINAIDMNVRHMICGGDAEMLYLLDMME from the exons ATGAACACGGCGGACGACGGGCACGACGAAATTGTCAGCTTCCTGCTGGTGGACAAGCTGTCCCGGGTGCGCTGGCTGCCGAACCAGACGGAGGACGAGCACTTCTTCGTGACCGGCAGCTGGGGCGAGCGGGTGAACACGGTCCGGCTGTGGAATCTGGTGCACGACCGGCTGACCGACGAGGACGACACCGGCGTGCCGCTCGTGCCGCAGCCGACCGCCAAGTTTGGCGTGACGGGCGACATCGTCGGGCTGGAGTTTCTCGACGACAAGCATCTGGCCGCGGTCACCTCGGAAG GAACGCTGAGCGTGCTGGATCTGAACCGCGAGTCGCGGCTGTCGTACGACTTCACCCACACGTACAACCTGCACGATCTGCACACGAACGGCGGGGTGCGGTCGGCCTGTACCGGCGTGTCCGCCTTCGACCAGTACCTGGTGACCGGGGGCGAGGACGGCACCgtgaacatggtggcgggcgATGCGGGCAAGGTGATCCGGACGATCCGCGACCCGGACGGTGGCGCGGTCCAGTGCGTCTCCTTCATCTACCCGGATCTGGTCATCGTCGGCCAGCAGTACGGCGTGATCGACTGCTACGACACACGGGACGAGAGCAGCAAGCCGGTGTTCAGCGTCGAGACGTGCGTCGAGGAGGACCGGGACCTGAACAAGCCGACCTGCATCAACCACTTTCCCAAGAATAAGCAGGTG GTGGCAATCGGGCTCGAGAGTGGCACGATCATCCTGTGGGACATCCGGAAGCCGTACGGTGCGTCGGCGCTGTGCGACGCCCACACCACCCCCGTCACGGACATCCAGTTCGCGAAGGAGGAGCAGGACCTGATGGTCAGCGCAGACATGGCCGGGCTCGTCACGCAGTGGACGCTCAACAGCACCTCGTCCCTGGTGGAGTACTTCATCCAGAGCCGGCGGTTCCGCCTGAAGGAGTTCAAGCCGATCAACGCGATCGACATGAACGTGCGGCACATGATCTGCGGGGGCGACGCGGAAATGCTCTACCTGTTGGACATGATGGAGTGA
- the LOC1271757 gene encoding uncharacterized protein LOC1271757, translating into MSGENYRSATKSHDPGWNDPPPIPTSHKPRAGGAKADKKQEENAAPATEDSLPEREEMIGQIRTVFDGYVQQLEESRRANVQKRIDLLYDQWAKGTLPEQLEALIYRLSAALLDEDDVRANVLHRTIVCDHAGKCAQWAPVLRQLIFVLQLRNEQTKPVVADQIVQPL; encoded by the exons ATGAGTGGCGAAAACTATCGTAGTGCAACGAAAT CACACGATCCGGGCTGGAACGATCCGCCCCCGATACCGACGAGCCACAAACCGAGGGCTGGCGGTGCCAAAGCCGACAAGAAGCAGGAGGAGAATGCCGCCCCCGCCACCGAGGACAGCTTGCCGGAGCGGGAGGAGATGATCGGCCAGATACGGACCGTGTTCGATGGGTACGTGCAGCAGCTGGAGGAGTCACGCCGGGCGAATGTGCAAAAGCGTATCGATCTGCTGTACGACCAGTGGGCGAAGGGCACGCTGCCGGAACAGCTGGAAGCCCTGATCTACCGCCTGTCTGCTG CCCTGCTCGATGAGGACGACGTGCGTGCGAACGTGCTGCACCGCACGATCGTGTGTGATCACGCCGGCAAGTGCGCCCAGTGGGCGCCGGTGCTGCGTCAGCTGATCTTTGTCCTGCAGCTGCGCAACGAGCAGACGAAACCCGTCGTCGCCGACCAGATCGTGCAGCCGCTGTAG